A single Pseudanabaenaceae cyanobacterium SKYG29 DNA region contains:
- a CDS encoding adenylate/guanylate cyclase domain-containing protein has product MEQQVPHLIIQQEGQEKIVYLANASSWKIGRADSNDIVMKDRYCSSNHAIIQNMENSFYLIDLGSMNGSFVNGKRISIPVQLKHNDQITLGMTQMRLICPAQSPHESRVGDVFRQPGENSTVMLQKKRLITVLVIDIRNYTKLTQMLPEQTLSQVIGKWFSEAWKILQQYGSGADKYIGDAIMAVWIHENSQNEGDTVDSKEILKVLQALYDLYRVSDGLNDKFTLPFRLRIGAGINTGSAIVGQMSAGGRPEYTALGDSVNAAFRLESSTKEIGVDIAIGEETFKNVPRSHLLNFERHRVPAKNYDEPLTAYMGKFTDLEAYLRELEKITDRQQQPNAIEQ; this is encoded by the coding sequence ATGGAGCAACAAGTACCTCACCTCATTATTCAGCAAGAGGGGCAGGAGAAAATAGTCTACCTGGCGAATGCATCCTCCTGGAAGATTGGCAGAGCGGACAGCAACGACATTGTGATGAAAGACCGCTACTGTTCCTCCAATCATGCCATTATTCAAAACATGGAAAACAGCTTCTACCTGATTGATTTGGGTAGCATGAATGGCTCCTTTGTCAACGGCAAGCGCATCAGTATTCCTGTGCAACTCAAGCACAATGATCAAATTACCTTGGGGATGACGCAAATGCGCTTAATCTGTCCCGCCCAGAGTCCCCATGAATCAAGAGTGGGAGATGTATTTCGCCAACCAGGGGAAAATTCCACAGTGATGTTGCAGAAAAAGCGGTTAATTACAGTCCTGGTGATTGATATTCGTAACTACACCAAGCTAACCCAGATGCTCCCTGAGCAAACGCTGTCCCAGGTGATTGGCAAGTGGTTCAGTGAGGCGTGGAAAATCCTGCAGCAGTATGGCAGTGGCGCGGATAAATACATTGGCGATGCCATTATGGCGGTGTGGATCCATGAAAATAGCCAAAATGAGGGAGATACTGTTGATTCCAAAGAAATTCTCAAAGTTCTGCAGGCACTCTATGACCTCTATCGGGTAAGCGATGGTTTGAACGATAAATTTACCTTGCCCTTCCGTCTACGCATTGGGGCGGGGATCAATACAGGGTCAGCGATCGTGGGGCAAATGAGTGCAGGAGGAAGACCAGAGTACACTGCCCTAGGGGATTCGGTCAATGCTGCTTTTCGCCTGGAGTCCTCCACTAAGGAGATTGGTGTGGATATTGCCATCGGAGAAGAGACCTTCAAAAACGTACCCCGCTCCCACCTACTAAATTTTGAACGGCACCGTGTCCCTGCCAAGAACTACGACGAACCCCTGACTGCCTACATGGGCAAATTTACCGACCTAGAAGCGTACCTGCGGGAATTAGAAAAGATCACCGATCGTCAACAACAGCCCAACGCCATTGAACAGTAA
- the bioD gene encoding dethiobiotin synthase has translation MPSLLITGSDTSVGKTIVTTLLASYLLDRYPQQVALYKPVQSGRGDWEYYAEQIAKHQPREEICAQKFALPLAIPLAAEREGKQVDWQLLWQGYQRLVQKYQIVLVEGAGGIGSPVTWEWTVADMAREWQLPTVIVVPVKLGSMTQSIAACALAREAKVDVRGIIFNCVQPYTEEEIYDFVAPDRLPLLTRVPILGFVPALETRPTPGELKQIVANLDLGTMGLEEI, from the coding sequence GCAAAACGATCGTCACTACTCTTCTTGCCAGCTATTTACTCGATCGTTACCCCCAGCAAGTGGCTCTCTACAAACCCGTCCAATCAGGGCGGGGGGACTGGGAATACTACGCTGAACAAATTGCTAAGCATCAACCTAGAGAGGAAATTTGCGCCCAAAAATTCGCCCTCCCTTTAGCCATCCCTCTAGCGGCGGAGCGGGAAGGAAAGCAGGTGGATTGGCAATTGCTGTGGCAGGGGTATCAGCGGTTAGTGCAGAAATACCAGATTGTTTTAGTAGAGGGAGCGGGGGGGATTGGTTCCCCTGTGACATGGGAATGGACAGTGGCAGATATGGCGAGGGAGTGGCAGTTACCCACGGTGATTGTGGTACCTGTGAAGTTGGGGAGCATGACCCAATCGATCGCCGCCTGTGCCCTCGCCAGGGAAGCTAAGGTAGATGTACGGGGGATTATTTTTAACTGCGTGCAACCCTATACAGAAGAAGAAATCTATGACTTTGTCGCCCCCGATCGTTTACCTCTGTTGACCCGTGTACCAATTCTGGGCTTTGTCCCTGCCCTAGAGACCCGTCCCACTCCTGGGGAACTAAAGCAAATTGTGGCTAACCTAGACCTAGGGACTATGGGCTTAGAGGAAATCTAG
- a CDS encoding glyoxalase-like domain protein produces MEGLFSTQGIMVMLLITYGVAMWLFLSSAPQVYTIMVSNLEQAKELYEGILHLSIAKIPLQYYGYDQGIPSLDPVYIPNNFSKKLSEGVWYQLQKNTQIHVVAGAHALENRDRHICFDRDCIKKLLRRVQRLGLKHKVKSETPLVFWVKDSQGRIIEIAEVKM; encoded by the coding sequence ATGGAGGGATTATTTTCTACCCAAGGTATCATGGTTATGCTCCTAATTACCTATGGGGTAGCGATGTGGTTATTTTTAAGCAGTGCCCCCCAGGTCTATACAATTATGGTGTCAAATTTGGAGCAGGCGAAGGAGCTTTACGAAGGTATTTTACACTTATCGATTGCTAAAATTCCCCTCCAATACTATGGTTATGACCAGGGTATTCCCTCCCTTGATCCTGTCTATATCCCCAACAATTTCAGTAAGAAATTATCGGAGGGGGTATGGTACCAATTGCAGAAAAATACCCAAATTCACGTAGTAGCAGGGGCCCATGCCCTAGAAAATCGTGACCGTCATATTTGTTTCGATCGAGATTGTATAAAGAAACTCCTCCGCCGTGTGCAAAGACTGGGATTAAAACACAAGGTCAAAAGTGAAACACCCCTGGTTTTTTGGGTGAAGGATAGTCAAGGTAGAATTATTGAAATTGCTGAGGTAAAAATGTAG
- the cbiD gene encoding cobalt-precorrin-5B (C(1))-methyltransferase CbiD translates to MAVRTGYTLPVFAIASGKAALLYLLGRKVEVVELDLLTDGRGNIPIAQVIPIDEFTCLATTISDPGDNLDLTAGMTVAAWVKILPRTNNYPPIRLEGGEGIGKTKEGAAAIYRLTYQLADANLLPLVPEERSVIVRFILPEGREIAKRTSNQAFGILEGLSLLGTTAIAQPLSVEDKLEELRADLRQKAQDNKAIVFYIGANSYGVAQRLGYQSSQLVQTANWLGVMLVEAALLGVESITLIGYHGKLIKLAGGIFNTSSHIADGRIDILVRAAVRHQLPFDVITRIESLPTADAVHQYLQEQGYDRLVFSDLAQRISERAKAYIHKYADRHVTVTAILCDRLGNLIGET, encoded by the coding sequence GTGGAGTTAGACTTATTGACAGACGGTAGGGGCAATATTCCTATTGCCCAAGTTATTCCTATAGATGAATTTACCTGTCTCGCTACAACAATTAGTGACCCTGGGGACAATTTAGATTTAACAGCAGGGATGACCGTAGCAGCTTGGGTGAAAATTCTGCCGCGAACTAATAACTATCCGCCGATTAGATTAGAAGGGGGGGAAGGTATTGGCAAAACTAAAGAAGGTGCAGCTGCTATCTATCGCTTAACCTATCAATTAGCTGATGCTAATTTATTGCCCCTAGTACCAGAGGAACGATCGGTGATTGTGCGCTTTATCCTACCAGAAGGGAGAGAGATTGCTAAACGTACTTCTAATCAAGCATTTGGTATTTTGGAGGGATTATCGTTGTTGGGTACTACAGCAATCGCCCAACCTCTATCGGTGGAGGATAAGTTAGAAGAATTACGGGCAGATTTACGTCAAAAAGCACAGGATAACAAGGCAATTGTATTTTACATTGGCGCTAACAGCTATGGGGTGGCACAGCGCTTGGGTTATCAATCATCTCAGCTAGTGCAAACAGCTAATTGGCTAGGGGTCATGTTAGTAGAAGCGGCATTGTTAGGAGTAGAATCTATTACGCTAATTGGTTACCACGGCAAGCTAATTAAATTAGCAGGGGGTATATTTAATACCTCTAGTCATATTGCCGATGGTCGTATTGATATTCTTGTCCGTGCCGCCGTGCGCCATCAATTACCCTTTGATGTAATTACTAGAATAGAAAGCCTACCCACGGCCGATGCTGTACACCAATATTTGCAAGAGCAGGGTTACGATCGGTTAGTATTTAGCGATTTAGCCCAGCGCATCAGTGAAAGGGCAAAAGCATATATCCATAAGTATGCAGACCGTCATGTTACAGTTACTGCTATTCTCTGCGATCGGTTAGGTAATTTAATTGGGGAGACATGA
- the cobM gene encoding precorrin-4 C(11)-methyltransferase: protein MKPVYFVGAGPGDPELITIKGKHLLSQADVVIYTNSLIPAPILQYCRSNAQVIPSLELSLEEITNFMINCATSNQLVVRLHDGDPSIFSTIGEQIDRLLAASIPVEVVPGVSAFQLAAARLQVELTIPELVQTIILTRVSAKNKVPDREALRELAKHQATICLYLSAKQIEIATAELLTAYPPSTPVAICYHLGWQDEKIVTTKLENMAVVSRTMQLERSALYVISPALHYRGNRSALYQKSTFLPQQFQ, encoded by the coding sequence ATGAAACCTGTTTACTTTGTGGGGGCGGGTCCGGGTGACCCTGAATTAATTACAATCAAGGGCAAGCATCTCCTCAGTCAAGCGGATGTGGTAATTTACACTAATTCCCTAATTCCTGCTCCCATTTTGCAGTATTGCCGATCGAATGCCCAGGTTATCCCTAGCCTTGAGTTGAGCTTGGAGGAAATTACAAATTTCATGATTAACTGTGCCACGAGCAACCAATTGGTAGTGCGTTTACATGATGGTGACCCCTCTATATTCAGCACGATTGGCGAACAAATCGATCGGTTATTAGCTGCCAGTATCCCCGTGGAAGTCGTACCAGGAGTTAGTGCTTTTCAGTTAGCCGCCGCCCGCTTGCAAGTGGAATTAACCATACCTGAGTTGGTGCAAACAATTATTCTCACACGTGTCAGTGCCAAAAATAAGGTACCCGATCGGGAAGCATTAAGGGAGTTAGCCAAACACCAGGCCACAATCTGCCTGTATTTGAGTGCCAAACAAATTGAAATTGCTACCGCTGAATTACTAACCGCCTATCCCCCTAGTACTCCCGTAGCCATTTGTTATCACTTGGGCTGGCAGGATGAAAAAATTGTTACCACCAAGTTAGAAAATATGGCAGTAGTTAGTCGTACAATGCAGCTAGAACGATCGGCTCTTTATGTCATCAGCCCTGCCCTTCATTACCGCGGTAATCGATCAGCTTTGTACCAAAAATCTACATTTTTACCTCAGCAATTTCAATAA
- a CDS encoding DUF3120 domain-containing protein has product MLTTFTKTRITIPHSLPFFLAAGFLVTLPVFGQAPLVRSHPWLSLLLSLGWFTWGQQLRQPWASLLWGFAWTWFCGSLYWGWYRSDPLWHLPMEGLALPWAVWGLGQPRYRVGSCFYLGSLWGTIVTDLYFWLNDLLPAWRVFVNCDSTSIGTVLYQVGQQLQSPWGLGTAVLLTASLLWLAQNVLRQRTVDRAVFAGAVLFTLVTDLIFAAGVFMLTSE; this is encoded by the coding sequence TTGCTGACCACGTTTACTAAAACCAGGATAACTATACCCCACTCTCTACCCTTCTTTTTAGCAGCGGGCTTTCTAGTCACCCTACCTGTATTTGGGCAAGCCCCCCTGGTACGCTCCCATCCTTGGCTGAGTTTACTCCTGAGTTTAGGTTGGTTTACCTGGGGACAGCAATTACGACAACCTTGGGCAAGTTTACTCTGGGGTTTTGCCTGGACATGGTTCTGTGGTTCTCTTTACTGGGGCTGGTATCGCAGTGACCCCCTCTGGCACCTACCAATGGAAGGTTTGGCACTTCCCTGGGCAGTCTGGGGCTTGGGCCAACCCCGCTATCGGGTAGGCAGTTGTTTTTACCTGGGGTCTCTGTGGGGCACGATCGTAACTGACCTCTACTTCTGGCTCAATGACCTCCTGCCTGCCTGGCGTGTCTTTGTCAACTGCGATTCCACCTCCATAGGCACAGTTCTTTATCAAGTAGGGCAACAGCTACAGAGTCCTTGGGGGTTAGGTACAGCTGTCCTACTGACGGCTAGTTTGCTTTGGCTAGCCCAGAATGTTTTGCGTCAAAGGACTGTAGATCGGGCTGTGTTTGCTGGTGCTGTTTTATTTACCCTAGTTACTGACCTTATATTTGCTGCAGGAGTATTTATGCTGACTTCGGAGTAA
- a CDS encoding lipid-A-disaccharide synthase-related protein, producing MAKRVLFISNGHGEDLNGSTILQALLALRPEVQVCALPIVGEGKAYRRLGVPLIAPTQSLPSGGFLYMGYDQLWRDVRSGLLPLLWQQCSALRQFRGDFVCAVGDVVVILAALLTGCRFAVFLVSSSAFYEGRLKLPWLARWGLWHPRCEIVFTRDRFSALDLQNQGLGKAEFHGYPIMDLVQGEQGAQIASPEPIVALLPGSRLPECGHNLALQLQIIEILQQEVGFAVQGWAALVPALAENLAQFVEPIGWSLVQPGVLRKGGIDVCYSSSAFGEILRKCHIVIGMAGTAVEQAVGLGKPVIQVPGEGPQFNYRFAEAQNRLLGLSVRTIGTQPATLDTLRQAARAIPQILQDQEYLQACQRNGKIRVGEAGGAAGIARRLLDFL from the coding sequence TTGGCAAAAAGAGTTCTGTTTATTAGTAATGGGCATGGGGAAGACCTCAATGGGAGCACGATTTTACAAGCGTTGTTAGCTCTCCGTCCTGAGGTGCAGGTGTGTGCTCTGCCGATCGTGGGGGAAGGCAAAGCCTATCGTCGTTTGGGTGTGCCCCTGATTGCGCCTACCCAGTCTCTGCCGTCGGGGGGGTTTCTGTATATGGGTTATGACCAGTTGTGGCGGGATGTCCGATCGGGGCTCTTGCCCCTGCTGTGGCAACAGTGCTCAGCCCTCCGTCAGTTTAGGGGAGATTTTGTTTGTGCTGTGGGGGATGTGGTGGTAATTCTGGCAGCACTGCTGACAGGGTGCAGGTTTGCGGTATTTTTGGTGTCGTCTTCAGCATTTTATGAGGGGCGCTTAAAATTACCCTGGTTAGCGCGGTGGGGTCTGTGGCATCCCAGGTGTGAAATTGTCTTCACCCGCGATCGGTTTTCCGCTTTGGATTTGCAGAATCAGGGTTTGGGGAAGGCAGAATTTCATGGCTATCCCATCATGGACTTGGTGCAGGGTGAACAGGGGGCGCAAATTGCCTCCCCTGAGCCGATCGTGGCGCTTTTGCCTGGTAGTCGGCTGCCAGAATGTGGGCACAATTTGGCGTTGCAGTTACAAATCATCGAAATTCTGCAACAGGAAGTGGGGTTTGCCGTACAGGGGTGGGCAGCCTTGGTACCCGCTTTGGCGGAAAACTTAGCGCAGTTTGTAGAGCCGATAGGATGGTCTCTTGTCCAGCCTGGGGTATTGCGCAAGGGGGGAATTGATGTGTGTTACTCTAGCTCTGCCTTTGGCGAAATTTTACGCAAGTGCCACATAGTCATAGGCATGGCAGGGACAGCGGTGGAACAGGCAGTAGGTTTAGGGAAGCCCGTTATTCAAGTACCAGGTGAGGGTCCCCAGTTCAATTACCGCTTTGCAGAAGCCCAAAATCGTCTTCTGGGTTTGTCAGTGCGCACGATCGGCACTCAACCTGCTACCCTGGACACTCTACGCCAGGCAGCAAGGGCAATACCGCAAATTCTGCAGGACCAGGAATATCTGCAAGCCTGTCAGCGCAACGGCAAAATTAGAGTAGGGGAAGCGGGGGGGGCAGCGGGCATTGCCAGACGGTTGCTAGATTTCCTCTAA